The following are encoded in a window of Ferribacterium limneticum genomic DNA:
- a CDS encoding zinc-finger domain-containing protein codes for MSDNKAVEITAHDLPLHCPTPNVALWSQHPRVFLDVLKTGEVTCPYCSTKYVFTGEAPKGH; via the coding sequence ATGTCCGACAACAAAGCTGTTGAAATCACCGCCCACGATCTGCCGCTGCACTGCCCGACGCCCAACGTCGCGCTGTGGAGCCAGCATCCGCGCGTCTTCCTCGACGTCCTGAAGACCGGGGAAGTGACCTGCCCGTACTGCTCGACCAAGTACGTCTTCACGGGCGAAGCGCCCAAGGGGCATTGA